ATACATGCCGGGGATTTTCGTCCAGTAGGCATCTTTATAGGCATCTTCGTCGCCAAGAAGACCCGACAACATGCCTGGCCAAGGCTTTTTGATGACAAGATAGCCGCCTTTTCCCGGGGGGACGGGGTTCCCTTTGCCGTCAACGACATCCGCTTCTATACCGGGAAGAGGACGTCCGACCGATCCGGGTTTGAGCAGTGATATGGGCAATGGCGCAATCATGAACATACCGGTTTCGGTCTGCCACCAAGTGTCGAGCAACGGACATTCGCCGCGGCCGACATGTTTATGAAACCAGACCCATACTTCGGGGCTTATTGGTTCCCCCACCGTTCCGAGCAATCGCAATGTGTGCAGGTCATGACGCTGGGGATAGCGCGAGCCGTAACGCATCAACATGCGGATGAGGGTCGGTGTCGCATACAAGGTCGTGACACCATGACGTTCCACCATATCCCAGAGACGGTCAGCCTGTGGGTAGAGCGGGTGTCCTTCGTACATGACGATGGATGCCCCGGTCAGCAGTGGGCCATACACAAGATAGCTGTGTCCGGTGACCCAACCAGGATCGGCTGTACACCAAAATATATCAGTCGGCTTGATATCAAAGACCCAGGACAAGCTGCGATTGACCCCGACCATATATCCGCCATGCGAATGGACTATTCCCTTGGGAGTTCCCGTTGCTCCCGAGCTGTACAAAAGAAACAAGGGATCGTTTGCATCCATGACTTCTGTCAGGGCTTCGGGACGCTCTTGACGAACGAGATCTTCATAACGCAAATCGCGCGGTTCGCTCATTTCCACATCAATACCGGCCCGTCGGACGACAATGACGGTATCGGGGCACTGCGCCGAGCAGTCGATTAACGCTTCGTCGACAATGGTTTTGAGGTTCATGACGCGGCCGTTGCGATAAAATCCATCGACGGTAATGACCAATTTGGCTTTTGCATCGATGATACGCGAACGAAGTGCCTTGGCTGAAAACCCCCCGAAAACAACGGTATGCACGGCCCCGATTTTTGCCGCAGCCAGCATACTGACGACTGTTTCGGGAATGGACGGCATGTATATGACGACCTTATCCCCTTTGCCGACGCCGAGCGAACGCATTGCATTCGCGAAACGGTTTACCTCGCGATAAAGCTCGTAATAGGTAAATTTGCGGATATCTCCGGGTTCACCTTCCCATAACAGTGCCAATTTGTTTTTGACAGCGGTGTCCACATGCCGGTCCAGAGCGTTGTACACAATGTTGCACTGGGCTCCGACAAACCAGCGATAAAACGGTGCATGTGTCTCATCAAGCACCGTATCCCATTTTTTGAACCAGGCAAGCTCAAGTGCGGCGCGTTCCCAATAGACCAATGGATTGTCGTCGGCCACTTTGAGCGATGCTGCATATTCTTCCGGCCCGACGTTGGCACCGACCACCAGTCTTGACGGGGGACGAAACACCCGTTCTTCTTTGAGCAAGGCATCCAGTTCTTCAGTTCGAGCCATACGGCGTCCTGCCTTCCGTCATTTTCGGATCGCCCCCGATCCCAAAACGATTTGAGTTTACCCCCTGGCCATGCCGAGGATGTGATGTGTGGGATGTCCACCCAAGAGTATCAAAATCCTCGCGTCCGACAACCTGTATATATCGTTATGAGAAAAAGTGGGGATCTTTTTCGGCAAACGGTCGTTGCGAATCGGTGAACGGTAAAAAATATCATCGGTGAACGGTGAGGGGGTATCGTGAGAGGTGTTTCAGGGCTTCACGTTGCGATAAAGGGGCGAGGAGCGTTGCATGCTCGGCAACGAATTTGAGAACATACTGTGGATCTGTTCGAGCATATTGCCTGAGCACCCAGCCGATAGCTTTTTGGATGAAGAATTCTTTTTCGTGTGCGAGTTTACGTATTGTGCGTTCAAGCAGTGGCACGTTGGTACGGTCTTGATGTTTGAGATGGACGAGGAGAGAAGCCCTTCGAACCCAGAGTCCCGGTGCGCCCGCCCATACTTCGACCGTCGGTTCGAATGTGCGTTGATCAAGAAGAATCATGCCGACAATTCGCGTCGCCAGCCAGTCGAGTGTATCCCAATGGGATGCCGTATTGACAAGATCTTCATATAAATTCCAACTCTGCGCATCGTAAAACGCTTTGGTCTCTTCGGCAACGTGCAAGGCGAGGTACATGTGCTCACGGTGGCTTCCTGCCCATAAGGTACGGATTGTTTGTTCATATTCGTCGCGACTGGTTATGGGAAAGGATTTTTGCGCCTGTTTGAATATAGCTTTTCGTTGTGGTGTTTTGATCCCGAAAAATGGTTGATCCGTCTTCATATACCGTTGCATCGCGGCGGCATCCACGGGATTGGCAGCCCGAGTGAGTTCATCGTTAAGATATTCCACCAGTCCCATGGAGCCACCTCCTTTTTAATCAAACAGTGCAATAAATAATGCCGAAAGCAATGCTGTTGAATCCAATGTCTTCGTAGCGGTGAAGTCGGCAGCCCACACATTGCCGATAGACCAATAACTGGAATGTCCGGTCGTGACCTGTTGGTCTTCAAACGTATAGGTATCGGATTGCGCGTGGATGCTGACTGGAGAAGATGATGGAACGTTGACCAATGCAAATATGCCATTCTCATCGGTGATTGCTGTATATTGTCCGCCCCCACTGGCCGTTGCTGTTATGGCGACATTCTGCACTGGTGTTCCCAATGACGTTGTGACGCGTCCGCTAATGATTTCCCCTGTCCCGGTCGGGAAGACATTATACACAAGCGCGTCAACCGCTGTGTAATCGTATTGTGTCGTATCGATATCAGGAAGATTGTACCACACGTTGTCTGATCCTCCCCAACCCATATTCAGATGATGGTAGAGAACAGAAAGTTGATAACCATACCCATCGCAGAGGACAGCATGTCCTCCTCCCGAACGGCGAATGCTGACAAGTGTCGGAAGTCTGGCATCACAATTGGTATTGAGGATCGTTTTGAGGTTGCTCCCAAAGTTATTTGAGTCATACGAGTAGACGGAATTCCCGTAACCGAAGATAGAGAGAAGCACATTGGAAGCGGTGTATATACTCGCGCTGGATGAATATTCTCCGAAATTCATTTCTACAGACACCGCTGCATCATATGTCAATGCACCAATCGCTTGACGTTGTGTTTCAGTAATAGAAGAATCGGGCGAGAGTACCATGTCGTCCCAGACATATGGTCCCCCGACACCGTCTCCCCCTCGCAACGTGAGCATTTCCGGCTGATCATCCACGGTCACGTCAAAACTACGAATCGGAATATCTGTCGTGGGATATTGGTGATATCGCATGAGTTGTGCCATGGCTGTCGCCACACATCCACAGACATAATTATTTGGTGTGTAATAATTGTAGAGAGGAACAAGTTTGTATGTAGAGTCCTCGTAAGCATATATTGTCGATTGCGACCATGT
This genomic window from Desulfovibrio inopinatus DSM 10711 contains:
- the acs gene encoding acetate--CoA ligase produces the protein MARTEELDALLKEERVFRPPSRLVVGANVGPEEYAASLKVADDNPLVYWERAALELAWFKKWDTVLDETHAPFYRWFVGAQCNIVYNALDRHVDTAVKNKLALLWEGEPGDIRKFTYYELYREVNRFANAMRSLGVGKGDKVVIYMPSIPETVVSMLAAAKIGAVHTVVFGGFSAKALRSRIIDAKAKLVITVDGFYRNGRVMNLKTIVDEALIDCSAQCPDTVIVVRRAGIDVEMSEPRDLRYEDLVRQERPEALTEVMDANDPLFLLYSSGATGTPKGIVHSHGGYMVGVNRSLSWVFDIKPTDIFWCTADPGWVTGHSYLVYGPLLTGASIVMYEGHPLYPQADRLWDMVERHGVTTLYATPTLIRMLMRYGSRYPQRHDLHTLRLLGTVGEPISPEVWVWFHKHVGRGECPLLDTWWQTETGMFMIAPLPISLLKPGSVGRPLPGIEADVVDGKGNPVPPGKGGYLVIKKPWPGMLSGLLGDEDAYKDAYWTKIPGMYFAGDVARKDEDGFFWIQGRADDVLNIAGHRLGTAEFESALVAHKFADEAAVIGIPDAVKGEAAKAFIVPAAGWQDVFASREELIVTLKDHVRRELGPVASIKAVELVETLPRTRSGKILRRVLRAQELGQEVGDLSTLEENDPDRPLMPEE
- a CDS encoding DNA alkylation repair protein, giving the protein MGLVEYLNDELTRAANPVDAAAMQRYMKTDQPFFGIKTPQRKAIFKQAQKSFPITSRDEYEQTIRTLWAGSHREHMYLALHVAEETKAFYDAQSWNLYEDLVNTASHWDTLDWLATRIVGMILLDQRTFEPTVEVWAGAPGLWVRRASLLVHLKHQDRTNVPLLERTIRKLAHEKEFFIQKAIGWVLRQYARTDPQYVLKFVAEHATLLAPLSQREALKHLSRYPLTVHR
- a CDS encoding C10 family peptidase; protein product: MHRTLYKLRHFILVFLLFSCASSLPCHAAPISADMARIVAQGWLHLDATPLGRAATDQLSQQVQSFQDTQGRVLYHVVTLSPHGVIIVAGDDCLVPIIAWLPEATQFDDDSTNPLFIFLHNDIQDRLAFAQSNVLREKYIHPLWKTLQSAALSPSSRTINSDPTDLRVASFVQSTWSQSTIYAYEDSTYKLVPLYNYYTPNNYVCGCVATAMAQLMRYHQYPTTDIPIRSFDVTVDDQPEMLTLRGGDGVGGPYVWDDMVLSPDSSITETQRQAIGALTYDAAVSVEMNFGEYSSSASIYTASNVLLSIFGYGNSVYSYDSNNFGSNLKTILNTNCDARLPTLVSIRRSGGGHAVLCDGYGYQLSVLYHHLNMGWGGSDNVWYNLPDIDTTQYDYTAVDALVYNVFPTGTGEIISGRVTTSLGTPVQNVAITATASGGGQYTAITDENGIFALVNVPSSSPVSIHAQSDTYTFEDQQVTTGHSSYWSIGNVWAADFTATKTLDSTALLSALFIALFD